One Nostoc punctiforme PCC 73102 DNA window includes the following coding sequences:
- a CDS encoding 2TM domain-containing protein, whose protein sequence is MPPRWPRKPDRKDPDYRKIDDRMNFATHVAIAATINSGLWFFHILKGTTWEWLPWVTLSWTAIVLAHLIYISAIANYTETPPKST, encoded by the coding sequence ATGCCTCCTCGTTGGCCTCGCAAACCCGATCGCAAAGACCCTGATTATCGTAAGATCGATGACCGGATGAATTTTGCCACCCATGTAGCGATCGCTGCTACGATTAACTCTGGCTTGTGGTTTTTCCACATTTTGAAAGGCACTACCTGGGAGTGGCTACCTTGGGTGACTTTAAGTTGGACAGCAATAGTGTTAGCGCATCTGATTTATATTAGTGCGATCGCTAACTACACCGAAACTCCACCAAAATCCACCTGA
- a CDS encoding serine hydrolase translates to MIFFNKDEQLENIGNGILDATWAAFPTLARNQIALTWVVYDPPVRVNTGGALTPNAFWDHPVRGFTYRGVERIYPASVVKLFYLVAVNEWLEKGMSQTSKELERALRDMIVDSSNDATSLVVDILSGTTSGPELPTGPFETWKYQRNIVNRYYQSLGWEEMETINVCQKTWGDGPYGRERAFAGELLENRNMLTTNAIARLLHSIVGGVAVSSARSQAMMALLKRPLNDLPTDTEENQVTGFLGGGLPQNAQIWSKAGWTSQVRHDAAYIELPEQRPYLLVVFTEGKAQAKSQAILPFVSQQVADAISSL, encoded by the coding sequence ATGATTTTTTTTAATAAAGACGAACAACTCGAAAATATTGGTAATGGCATTTTAGATGCAACTTGGGCAGCATTTCCGACTTTAGCCCGGAATCAAATTGCGCTGACTTGGGTTGTTTACGATCCACCAGTGCGAGTCAATACTGGTGGGGCGCTGACTCCCAACGCTTTTTGGGATCATCCAGTCCGTGGTTTTACTTATCGCGGTGTTGAACGGATTTATCCCGCCAGTGTAGTCAAGCTATTTTACCTGGTGGCGGTAAATGAATGGCTAGAAAAAGGCATGAGTCAAACTTCCAAGGAGTTGGAACGCGCCTTGCGGGATATGATTGTCGATTCTAGTAACGATGCTACCAGCTTGGTTGTGGATATTTTAAGTGGTACTACATCTGGGCCAGAATTACCAACCGGGCCCTTTGAAACCTGGAAATATCAGCGTAATATCGTTAACCGCTATTATCAATCTTTGGGTTGGGAAGAAATGGAGACGATTAACGTCTGTCAAAAAACTTGGGGTGATGGGCCTTATGGACGGGAACGGGCATTTGCGGGAGAGTTACTAGAAAATCGCAATATGTTGACAACAAATGCGATCGCTAGGTTATTGCATAGTATTGTAGGTGGCGTGGCGGTTTCAAGTGCGCGATCGCAAGCAATGATGGCTTTACTCAAACGTCCTCTCAACGATTTACCCACTGACACTGAGGAAAATCAAGTAACAGGTTTCTTAGGCGGCGGATTACCTCAAAATGCTCAAATTTGGTCAAAAGCAGGCTGGACAAGCCAAGTTCGCCATGATGCAGCGTATATTGAGTTACCAGAACAGCGCCCTTACCTCTTAGTGGTATTTACTGAAGGTAAAGCCCAGGCTAAGAGTCAGGCTATTTTACCCTTTGTTTCTCAGCAAGTTGCCGATGCAATTAGCAGCTTATAA
- a CDS encoding C40 family peptidase: protein MSFNLKSKMVRLSEAEVQNPKLGEYQCLADLNLFDSPECTRLATQSASGRHLWVTSNHQNLAVEVYLCEDDYPGWLSLSDFDSLQPATVPYQAATFSESEIKKLLAEVIAFTQKAMQQSNYYLWGGTVGPNYDCSGLMQAAFASVGIWLPRDAYQQEGFTQPITIAELVAGDLVFFGTSQKATHVGLYLADGYYIHSSGKDQGRDGIGIDILSEQGDAVSLSYYQQLRGAGRVFKSYEPQRR, encoded by the coding sequence ATGTCCTTTAATCTAAAATCCAAAATGGTTCGACTGAGCGAAGCCGAAGTCCAAAATCCAAAATTAGGGGAGTATCAGTGTTTAGCTGACCTAAATTTATTTGATTCTCCTGAATGTACACGTTTAGCAACTCAATCTGCATCTGGGAGGCATTTGTGGGTAACATCAAATCATCAAAATTTAGCGGTCGAGGTGTATTTGTGTGAAGATGACTATCCGGGATGGTTATCTCTTTCAGATTTTGATTCATTACAACCTGCTACTGTACCTTATCAGGCTGCAACATTTTCTGAATCTGAAATTAAGAAACTCCTCGCAGAGGTCATCGCCTTTACCCAAAAAGCAATGCAACAATCAAATTATTACCTTTGGGGTGGTACGGTTGGGCCAAATTATGACTGTTCTGGGTTGATGCAGGCGGCGTTTGCTTCGGTGGGTATTTGGCTACCTAGAGATGCCTATCAACAGGAAGGATTCACCCAACCAATTACTATTGCAGAATTAGTAGCTGGGGATCTGGTATTTTTTGGAACTAGCCAAAAAGCAACCCATGTCGGACTTTATTTGGCAGATGGTTATTACATCCATAGTTCTGGGAAAGATCAGGGACGGGATGGAATTGGGATTGATATTCTCTCGGAACAGGGAGATGCTGTTAGTCTGTCGTATTATCAGCAGCTGCGAGGTGCTGGTAGAGTTTTTAAGAGTTACGAACCACAGAGACGCTGA
- a CDS encoding fibronectin type III domain-containing protein — MTSAPQLLTDPFLQLPTETSVQVVWFTEFAGVNHTVTYGENLKLTAKANTTKLSRTREDQQSRVGNQTKDGEVYQKPVQRNIWRHEAEVGGLTPGVRLNYRVTSVREDSETINSDVFTLAASPKPDTPLKILLTSDHQLKPMTAANLQKVVETVGRVDGVWFAGDLVNISDRASEWFDDNSGGALFPGLQGRATYEMTDNDIKTTYTGGQIIQHAPMFTCIGNHEVMGRFARMGSLNDEFDDTIPRVATQKIYQDKSLIDNSFNTNTYEEIFSLPKSKEGGKRYYAVSFGDVRLVVLFATNMWRTPSLDKKRRGRYQEAEKDLNNPENWGYGQLIYEPIAKGSKQYNWLEAELNSPEFKQAKYKVVMFHHPPHTLGDNIVPAYTEPVQIIERDGNNIKAVRYEYPKDADYIIRDVVPLLEVANVQLVFYGHSHLWNRFVSPSGMHFLETSNVGNTYGAAWGDRKREVPIGYQEDYVKVGDPNGLEPIVPTIAPFLGEDGKPMPYISSNNITVFSIFDTGAGTISSYRFDTRKPDSEVVKFDEFQLKYSNPI; from the coding sequence ATGACATCAGCACCCCAACTGCTCACCGATCCATTTTTACAATTACCAACTGAAACCTCAGTGCAAGTAGTTTGGTTTACTGAGTTTGCTGGTGTTAATCACACAGTAACTTATGGTGAAAATCTTAAACTAACTGCTAAGGCAAATACTACCAAACTCAGCCGCACTCGTGAAGACCAGCAATCAAGAGTTGGAAACCAAACTAAAGACGGCGAAGTTTATCAAAAACCAGTTCAGCGCAACATTTGGCGACATGAAGCTGAGGTAGGTGGGTTAACTCCTGGGGTGCGGTTAAACTATCGGGTTACAAGTGTGCGAGAAGACAGCGAGACTATTAACAGTGATGTTTTTACCCTTGCAGCTAGTCCCAAACCAGATACACCACTAAAAATTTTACTTACCTCAGATCATCAATTAAAGCCGATGACAGCAGCAAATTTGCAAAAGGTGGTAGAAACAGTTGGACGAGTTGATGGGGTGTGGTTTGCTGGTGATTTAGTGAATATTAGCGATCGCGCCTCAGAATGGTTTGATGATAATAGTGGTGGTGCGTTGTTTCCCGGCTTACAAGGTCGTGCTACTTATGAAATGACGGACAACGACATTAAGACAACCTATACTGGTGGACAAATAATTCAACACGCACCCATGTTTACTTGCATTGGTAATCATGAGGTGATGGGGCGATTTGCCAGGATGGGAAGTTTAAATGATGAATTTGATGATACGATTCCCCGCGTCGCTACTCAAAAAATTTATCAAGATAAATCTTTAATAGATAATTCTTTTAATACTAATACCTACGAAGAGATTTTCTCTTTACCAAAAAGTAAAGAGGGTGGAAAAAGATATTATGCAGTTAGCTTTGGTGATGTACGTTTGGTGGTACTTTTCGCTACGAATATGTGGCGGACTCCTAGCTTAGATAAAAAGCGCAGAGGTCGATATCAGGAAGCTGAAAAGGATTTAAATAATCCTGAAAATTGGGGTTATGGGCAGCTAATTTATGAGCCAATTGCTAAAGGTAGCAAGCAGTATAATTGGCTAGAAGCAGAACTCAACAGCCCTGAATTTAAACAAGCAAAATACAAAGTTGTGATGTTCCATCATCCTCCCCATACTCTGGGTGATAATATAGTTCCTGCTTATACAGAACCTGTTCAAATAATTGAACGAGATGGTAATAATATTAAAGCTGTGCGTTACGAATACCCCAAAGATGCAGATTATATTATCCGCGATGTTGTACCTTTATTAGAAGTTGCTAATGTGCAATTGGTATTCTATGGGCATTCTCATTTGTGGAATCGCTTTGTTAGTCCCAGTGGAATGCATTTTCTAGAAACATCTAATGTTGGCAATACTTACGGCGCTGCTTGGGGTGACAGAAAGCGAGAAGTGCCAATTGGATATCAAGAGGATTATGTTAAGGTTGGCGATCCCAATGGTTTAGAACCAATAGTGCCGACAATTGCCCCTTTTTTGGGTGAAGATGGTAAGCCGATGCCTTATATTTCGAGTAATAATATTACGGTTTTTAGTATTTTTGATACAGGGGCAGGGACGATAAGTAGTTATCGCTTTGATACTCGCAAGCCTGATTCGGAAGTAGTGAAGTTTGACGAATTTCAGTTGAAATATAGCAATCCTATTTGA
- a CDS encoding DUF3181 family protein, whose translation MAKTNTTELLEALAAEIGENVYIDIAKWHLYLSNAKLHTLVAERLYPLITSNSVNEDQVLKVLESISVKIGGGRSEIPLIDLLPLQCQVNLVDILEKYQSEF comes from the coding sequence ATGGCTAAGACTAACACCACAGAACTACTGGAAGCCCTAGCAGCTGAAATTGGCGAAAATGTCTACATAGACATTGCCAAATGGCATCTTTATCTATCCAATGCCAAACTGCATACCCTTGTTGCCGAACGACTGTATCCTTTAATTACTTCCAACAGCGTAAATGAAGACCAAGTTTTAAAAGTCTTGGAATCGATTTCAGTAAAAATTGGCGGCGGTAGAAGTGAAATTCCTTTAATCGATTTACTGCCACTGCAATGCCAGGTTAATTTAGTTGATATTTTGGAAAAATATCAAAGTGAGTTCTAA
- a CDS encoding glycosyltransferase family 2 protein has product MRSGKVYQELSEENGTISAIVPDVSVVVPIHDEVESLPLLLEAIAFTLSSSQINYEIICVDDGSTDGSGDFLKKEAQNRTDLKAVILRRNYGQTAAMAAGFHYAVGKAIVTLDADLQNDPADIPMLLAKLDEGYDLVSGWRQKRQDGAVNRLLPSKIANWLIRRTTSVNIHDYGCSLKAYRAELLADMNLYGELHRFLPALAYIEGARITEIPVRHHARRFGRSKYGIWRTFRVLMDLLTILFMKKFLTRPMHVFGLLGLISMVSGTAIGIYLTFVKLALGEMIGNRPLLSLAVLLLVTGVQLFCFGLLAELLMRTYHESQGRPIYRVREVVAKIVK; this is encoded by the coding sequence ATGAGGAGTGGGAAGGTTTATCAAGAGTTGAGTGAAGAGAATGGGACGATTTCGGCTATTGTCCCAGATGTTTCGGTGGTGGTGCCGATACATGATGAGGTGGAAAGTTTGCCGCTTTTACTAGAAGCGATCGCATTTACTTTATCCTCTAGCCAGATAAATTATGAAATCATTTGTGTGGATGATGGTTCTACAGATGGTTCCGGGGATTTTCTCAAGAAAGAGGCACAAAACCGCACTGATTTAAAGGCGGTGATTTTGCGTCGCAACTACGGACAAACTGCGGCGATGGCTGCTGGGTTTCATTATGCTGTCGGGAAAGCGATCGTTACTTTAGATGCCGATCTCCAGAACGATCCGGCTGATATCCCTATGTTATTAGCAAAGCTGGATGAGGGTTACGATTTGGTAAGTGGTTGGCGGCAAAAACGCCAAGATGGTGCTGTAAATCGGTTACTTCCTTCCAAAATTGCTAACTGGCTAATTCGTCGCACCACTAGCGTGAATATTCATGATTATGGCTGTTCGCTGAAAGCTTATCGTGCAGAACTGTTGGCAGATATGAACCTCTACGGTGAATTACACCGATTTTTACCCGCTTTGGCGTACATCGAAGGAGCTAGAATTACTGAAATACCCGTGCGTCATCACGCCCGTCGTTTTGGTCGTAGTAAGTATGGGATCTGGCGGACATTTCGGGTGTTGATGGATTTGCTAACCATTCTATTTATGAAAAAATTCCTCACCCGGCCGATGCACGTTTTTGGGCTGTTGGGCTTGATTTCAATGGTTTCAGGCACAGCGATCGGAATCTACTTGACTTTTGTCAAATTAGCTTTAGGTGAGATGATTGGCAATCGCCCCTTGCTAAGTTTAGCTGTTCTCCTGCTAGTAACTGGGGTGCAGTTATTTTGCTTCGGCCTTTTGGCAGAATTGCTCATGCGTACATATCATGAATCCCAAGGGCGGCCTATCTATCGCGTGCGAGAAGTAGTAGCAAAAATTGTTAAGTAA
- the moaC gene encoding cyclic pyranopterin monophosphate synthase MoaC, which yields MTQDNFLSNFASLTHLDQHGQAQMVDVSDKAPTIRQAVAAANVRMLPTTFAAIQAGNVPKGDVLATARLAGIMAAKQTAVLIPLCHPLPLQKIAVEIIPDPQLPGYQIQATVKTKAETGVEMEALTAVSVAALTLYDMAKALEKSIQIESIRLISKSGGKSGDYFPPEQSATVSHL from the coding sequence ATGACGCAAGATAATTTTCTATCTAATTTTGCCAGCTTAACCCATCTAGATCAACACGGACAGGCACAAATGGTAGATGTGTCTGATAAAGCACCCACCATCCGCCAAGCAGTAGCTGCTGCCAATGTGCGAATGCTGCCAACAACCTTCGCTGCTATTCAAGCCGGAAATGTCCCAAAAGGTGATGTGTTAGCAACTGCAAGATTGGCTGGAATTATGGCAGCCAAGCAAACAGCCGTTTTAATTCCTCTATGTCATCCGTTGCCTTTGCAAAAAATAGCGGTCGAAATTATACCCGATCCTCAACTACCTGGTTATCAAATTCAAGCCACAGTCAAAACTAAAGCTGAAACTGGTGTAGAGATGGAAGCTTTAACTGCTGTTTCTGTGGCTGCGCTGACTTTATACGATATGGCAAAAGCTTTAGAAAAGTCGATTCAAATTGAATCAATTCGTTTAATAAGCAAGAGTGGCGGGAAATCAGGAGATTATTTCCCGCCAGAGCAATCAGCTACTGTATCCCACCTATAG
- a CDS encoding MFS transporter, with protein sequence MKALNTFDTELRRNLLILFTAGLLFWSSLSSLLPTLPLYIDDGGASKQEIGIVMGSFAIGLLLFRPMLGRLADERGRKIVLLIGTIVAAIAPFGYLATQSIGLLILVRIFHGISVAAFTTGYSALIADLAPAETRGEIIGYMTLATPLGLAIGPALGGYLEATSGYGILFLVSAELGFFALLGIVQVMNPPVQTQEQTEAEDRNYWQILNSPQVRVPTIVMLLVGLSIGAVHTFVSLFLKSSQVDFNGGLFFTASAIASFSIRVFAGKASDRFGRGLFITFGILCYVLALILLWQAHSPMVFLLAAIAEGAGGGTLISMMIVMMADRSLPEERGQIFALCIAGLDLGIAIAAPLLGIIAEQVGYRDMFGYGAAITSVALVIFVTQSSKNLSNSLRFALGLAPDVYALKNLKIRSEEI encoded by the coding sequence TTGAAAGCACTTAATACTTTTGACACCGAACTGCGGCGCAACCTGCTGATTTTATTTACGGCAGGTTTATTATTCTGGTCGAGTTTGTCTTCGCTCTTACCAACCTTACCGCTTTATATCGATGATGGGGGCGCAAGCAAGCAAGAAATTGGGATTGTGATGGGCAGTTTTGCCATTGGTTTATTGCTATTTCGCCCGATGCTAGGACGGTTAGCCGATGAACGTGGTCGAAAAATTGTCTTGTTGATTGGTACGATAGTAGCTGCGATCGCACCCTTTGGTTACTTGGCAACCCAATCAATTGGGCTGTTGATCCTGGTGCGAATTTTTCACGGTATTAGCGTTGCGGCTTTTACAACTGGCTACAGTGCCTTAATCGCAGATTTAGCTCCCGCAGAAACTCGTGGCGAAATCATTGGTTACATGACCCTAGCAACTCCCCTTGGTTTAGCAATTGGCCCTGCCTTGGGCGGGTATTTAGAAGCTACAAGTGGTTACGGAATATTATTTCTGGTATCTGCGGAACTGGGTTTTTTCGCTCTCTTGGGAATTGTACAAGTTATGAATCCACCAGTGCAGACACAAGAGCAAACTGAGGCAGAGGATCGCAATTATTGGCAAATTTTGAACAGTCCACAGGTGAGAGTTCCAACTATAGTTATGTTGCTGGTTGGTTTGTCTATCGGTGCTGTACATACCTTTGTCTCGTTGTTTCTCAAATCCAGTCAGGTAGACTTCAATGGCGGACTGTTTTTTACAGCTTCGGCAATTGCTAGTTTTAGTATCAGGGTGTTTGCTGGTAAGGCAAGCGATCGCTTTGGTCGTGGTTTATTTATCACCTTTGGTATTTTGTGTTATGTTTTAGCGTTAATACTGCTGTGGCAGGCTCACAGCCCGATGGTTTTCTTATTGGCTGCGATCGCTGAAGGTGCTGGTGGTGGTACACTAATCTCGATGATGATCGTGATGATGGCAGACCGCTCACTGCCAGAAGAACGGGGGCAAATTTTTGCTCTATGCATAGCTGGACTTGACCTGGGAATTGCGATCGCTGCTCCTCTTTTGGGCATCATCGCAGAACAAGTCGGCTACCGCGATATGTTTGGCTACGGTGCTGCGATCACTTCTGTTGCACTTGTAATCTTCGTCACCCAGTCGAGCAAAAACCTATCCAACTCCCTGCGCTTTGCACTAGGTCTAGCTCCAGATGTTTATGCCTTGAAAAACTTAAAAATTAGGAGTGAAGAAATCTAA
- a CDS encoding DUF2795 domain-containing protein, whose product MAKANPVEIQKHLKGVDYPANKQDLIQHAKKHGADKGIISLLDKLPEDEEFESPTDLNKAIGGIQ is encoded by the coding sequence ATGGCTAAGGCAAACCCAGTTGAAATACAAAAGCACTTGAAAGGTGTTGACTATCCTGCGAATAAGCAAGATTTAATTCAGCACGCTAAAAAGCATGGAGCAGATAAGGGGATTATATCTCTGCTAGACAAACTGCCAGAAGATGAAGAGTTTGAAAGCCCAACCGATCTCAACAAAGCTATAGGTGGGATACAGTAG